The region GAGTCGACGCTGGGCGGTCGGGTGGCGCCACCGGACACGGAGTTGCCGATGATGGGGTTGCGCATCAAATGACCACCCCAGCAAGGCTTTTCATGCCGGTCCTGGCGCTGCTGCTGTGCTGCGTGAGCTGCTCGAGCGGCGCGCCGTCCCAGCAGGGGGCGACCACCACCACCGCCCCGCCGGAGGCGGTGGAAACCACGCTCGCGAGCGCGGTCGTCGCCAACCTGCAGAAGGGCGACGGCGTCGATCTCCATCCGACCGACACCACCGCCGCCGACTGTCCCGATGCCGGCTGCGCGCAGTCGGTGACCACCGACAGCTTCCGCATCATGTCGTTCTCGACGACCGGTCGCGCCCAGCGCTACGCCGGCACGCACGACTCACGGCAGATCGAGGCGCTGGTGGTGACGTTCTCGCCCAACGTGTCCGCTCAGCAGCGCGATGCCCTGTGGGCGAAGATCACCCGGATGGTGCGGTAGTCAGCCCTGCGCTTCGACCGCGACCGGCTGCCACTGCTCCCACGTCGCCAGCCGGCTCTCGTAGTCGGCCTTGGCCAACTGCAAGGGCAGCTCACCGAAGAACACGCGCAGCGGCGGTTCGGGTGCGTCGACGACCTTGAGGATCGCGCGGGCCGAGGCCTGCGGATCGCCGGGCTTGGCCGACCGCGACGCGCGCTGTTCCTGCGCCTTCGCGTGCGCCTCGGCGTAGGCGGGCAGCTCCTCGGCGTGCTTGGCCGACGGGCCCGCCCAGTCGGTGGAGAAGCCGCCGGGCTCGACCAGCGTGACCTTCACGCCGTGGGGTGCGACCTCCTGGGCCAGCGCCTGCGAGAAGCCTTCCAGTGCCCACTTCGACGCGTGGTAGATGCCCACGTTGGGGAACGCGGTGATGCCGCCGATCGAGGAGACCTGGATGATGTGGCCGCTGCCCTGGTCGCGCAGGTACGGCAGTGCGGCCTGGGTGATCCACAGCGCGCCGAACACGTTGGTTTCGATCTGATCGCGGGCCTCGGCCTCGGAGAGCTCCTCGATGAAGCCGAACTGGCCGTAGCCCGCGTTGTTGACCACGATGTCCAGCCGTCCGAAGTGGTCGTGCGCCTGGGCGACCGCCGCGAAGTCGGCGCCCCGATCGGTGACGTCGAGCCGAATCGGCAGAATCGCGTCGCCGTACTTGGCGACGAGGTCGTCGAGGGTTAACACGTCGCGGGCGGTGGCGACGACCTTGTCGCCGCGTTCGAGCGCTGCGATCGCCCATTCGCGCCCGAAGCCGCGTGAGGTACCAGTGATGAACCAGACTTTTTCGCTCATGGAAGGGTTCAATGCCCGCCTCGATGCGCGGCATTCCCCGGCGGCGATCTGCACAGAGAACTTTCAGAATGGCGGCTGATACGTTCGGCACCATGAACCGCGCGTCGCTGGAGAAGGATCCTCGTGAGGTGGCGTCGATGTTCGACGGCGTCGCGCGGCGCTACGACCTGACCAACACGGTGCTCTCGCTGGGGCAGGACCGGTTCTGGCGCCGCGCCACCCGGGAGGCGTTGCGGATCGGGCCCGGCGACAAGGTGCTGGATCTGGCCGCCGGGACCGCGGTGTCGACGGTGGAGCTGGCGACGTCGGGGGCATGGTGTGTGGCCGCGGACTTCTCGGTCGGCATGCTCTCAGCCGGAGCGGGGCGGGCGGTGCCGAAGGTCGCCGGCGACGCGACGCGGTTGCCGTTCGCCGACGGCGCGTTCGACGCCGTGACCATCAGCTTCGGCCTGCGCAACGTCGTCGACTACGCGGCCGGGCTGCGGGAGATGGCCCGGGTCACGCGGCCGGGTGGACGGCTGGTGGTGTGCGAGTTCTCGACGCCGACGAACGCGCTGTTCGCCACGGTGTACAAGGAGTACCTGATGCAGGCGCTGCCGCGGATGGCGCGGGCGGTGTCGTCCAACCCCGACGCCTACGTCTATCTGGCCGAGTCGATCCGGGCGTGGCCGAACCAGCGCGAGCTCGCGCAGCGCATCGAGGACTCCGGTTGGACCGATGCGCGGTGGCGCAATCTGACGGGCGGCATCGTCGCGTTGCACGCCGCGACCAAACCCGTCACCTAGCCACCGCGAGCCCCCTCACCCAGGCACCGCGAGCCCCCTCACCCAGGCACCGCGAGCCCCCTCACCCAGGCACCGCGCGCCCCCTCACCCAGGCACCGCGAGCGTGCGTGTCTGCGGCGGACACGCCGCGAATTCCCGGGAGTTTCCGCACGTTCGCAGCCCGCGAAAGCCCCGTTTCGCACACGCCGCGGCGCTACCGTCACCAGCATGCTGCACGGACGTCACGCCGATCCCGACGCCACCCTCGCCACCGACCCGCGCTCCGATCCACGCATGGTCGAGGCCTTCACCACCCTCGGCCTCGCCGGCCGTCTGCCCCCATCCGGGATCACGAAAGACTCGCCGATCGAAGAACGGCTCGCTTTCGCGACGATGAGCGAAGAGGGCATGGGCATGATCTTCGACACCCTCGCGAAAGACCTCACCCCGCCCGCCGGGGTGTCGACGAGCACGTCGACCATCACCGGTGTCGACGGCAACGACATCACCGTCTACATCAGCCGGCCGGCCGGCGCCCACCGCACGCTGCCGGGCGTCGTGCATCTGCACGGCGGCGGCATGGCGATCGCCAGTGCGGGCGATCTCCCGTACATCCGGCTGCGGGAACACCTCGCCGCCACCGGGCTCGTCGTCGTCGGCGTCGAATTCCGCAACAGCGGAGGTAAATTGGGCCCGCACCCGTACCCGGCCGGCCTCAACGACTGCGCGTCGGCCGCCCGCTGGGTCAGCGCGCACCGCGACGAACTCGGTGTCGGCCATCTGATCGCGTCCGGCGAGTCCGGCGGGGGGAACCTCACACTGACACTGGCGCACAAGGCCAATCGCGAGGGGTGGATCGGCGAGATCGCCGGGTTCTACGCGCAGTGCCCGTTCATCTCGAACCGGTGGGCCGACTCGTGTGACGACCTGCCCTCACTCGAGGAGAACGACGAGTACTTCATCAGCCGCGAACAGCTCGCGATCCTCGGATCGCTGTACGACCCGGACGGCCGGCATGCCCGAGACGCTGCGTGCTGGGCCTCGGTGGCGGCCGAGGACGAGCTGAGTGGGCTTCCGCCGCATGTGATTTCAGTCAACGAGCTCGACCCGCTGCGCGACGAGGGCTTGCAGTACTACCGCAGGCTGCTGCGGGCGGGAGTGCCGGCGGTCGGACGGATGGTGGCGGGTACCTGCCACGGTGGGGATCTGCTGTTGGCGAGCGTGATGCCGGAGGTGTTCGGCGCCAGCATCCGCGACGTCAGCGGCTTCGCGTACTCCCTCGCCTGACCCCGCCACCGTGCGTGTCTGCGAGCGAAACGCCGCCGAAATCACGGAGTCCACGCACGCTCGCGCCCCCTCGACCGCGCACGTCAGTCCCGCATCGACCAGATCCGCATCGACTCCTCGCCGACCGTCGGGTCGTGGGTCTGCTGAAAGTTGCGCCCCCCGCGGCCGAAGGTGGCGACGACGGCGCCGGGCGCCCGAGACTCGGTGACCGGGGAGTCGCGCCACCGGCATGGCCGGACGTGAACGAGATCGACGCCCTCGCCGCCCGCGTCGTAGAAGTACGGGCCCTCGAGGCGGCCCAGCCAGAAGAGGCCGTCGGCATCCCGGGTCCACACCAGCGACCCGTCAGGTGCTTCGGCGAACCGCTGCACCCGCCGGGCCAGCCGCTGCGCGTCGCGGTCCTCGCCGAAGCCGCACAGCCCCAACGACAGTGCGCGCTCGACAGCGAGTTGCGGATCGATGTCATCGGACCGCGATCGCATCGGCGCCCGGTAGACCAGCGTCACGGTCGAGCCCGCCCACCGTGCGCGTTCTCGGCTCCGAAGCCGCGTGTCGCCGCGCAGACATGCACGCTCGCGGAACGGGGGGTCACGTGAACGGGCGACGGTCGTCGATGCGGCGCGACAGCCGGCCCGCGCCGCGCCACACCCGGGCCACCGTGTCCTCGTCCTCGTCGGTGACGAAGTTGCCCATCACCCGCACCGCCACCGTCATCAGTGCCGACGACCGCATCGCGACTGGCCCGGTAACCGGCAGGAAGCGCGGGAACGTCAGCAACAGGGCCAGCCGGCGCGCGATCGAGAACCCACGCGCATAGTGCTCCTGCAACACGGCGGGCCACGCCTGCGAGTACTCGCCGCAGCCCAACAACGAGGCGGCCAGCCGCCCCGTCTCCAACCCGTAGTCGATGCCCTCGCCGTTGAGCGGGTTCACGCACGCCGCGGCATCGCCGATCAACATCCAGTTCGGCCCGGCCACACCCGACACCGCGCCGCCCATCGGCAGCAGCGCCGACAGCCCGGCGCGCGGTTCGCCCTCGAAGCCCCACTCGTCGCGACGCAACCCCGCGTAGTAGTTCATCAGCGGCCGCAGCGCGGCGTCCGCCGGACGTTTGGCCGTCGCCAGCGCGCCGACGCCGATGTTCACCTCGCCGTTGCCCAGCGGGAAGATCCAGCCGTAACCCGGCAGCACCTCCCCGGTCGGGGAACGCAATTCCAGATGCGACGTGATCCACGGCTCGCCGTGGCGGGGGGTGGCGATGTAGCCGCGGATCGCGACCCCGTACACGGTCTGCCGGTGCCATTCGCGGCCCAGCGCCCGGCCCAGGCCCGAGCGGGCGCCGTCGGCGACGATCAGGTCCGCGCAGCGGATGACCTCGCCGGAATCCAGCACCACCCCCGACACCCGTCCTGCCGAATCACGCTCGACGTCAACGGCTTTGACGCCGAGCTTCATCTTCGCACCGTCGTCGACGGCGACCAGCCGGATGCGTTCGTCCAATTCCGTGCGCGGGACGGCGCTGCTGGTCGGCGGGAACGACGTGCCCGGCCACGTCACTTCGACGTCGGAGCCGAACCCCGACATCCGCAGCCCGCGGTGGGCGATCTTGTCGTCGAGCCACGAGCCCAGCCCGAGACGCCGCAGCTCCGCCACCGCGCGGGGGGTCAGACCGTCGCCGCACGCCTTGTCCCGGGGGAACGAGGCCGAGTCGATCACCAGCACGTCGCGGCCCGCACGCGCGGCCCACGCCGCGGCCGACGATCCCGCGGGCCCAGCCCCGACGACGACCACATCAGCGCTCGGGTTCATGTCTCACAGTATGTTGGCACTGTGAGGACACCGGCGAACGTGGTGGCAGGAGTGGACTTCGGGGACGCCCGATTCGCTCAGGACGTCCGTGACGGGGTGGCGCGCATCGAGGCGCTGATGTCCGAGGAGCTGGGCAAGGCCGACGTGCTGATGGCCGAGGCCGTGTCGCACCTGTTCGAAGCCGGCGGCAAGCGGTTCCGCCCGCTGTTCACCGTCCTGTCCGCCCAGCTGGGCCCGGAACCCGACGCCTGGCAGGTCACCGTCGCCGGTGCGGTGATCGAGCTGGTGCACCTGGCCACGCTGTACCACGACGACGTGATGGACGAGGCGCAGGTGCGCCGCGGAGCGCCCAGCGCCAACGCCCGGTGGAGTAACAACATCGCGATCCTGGCCGGCGACTACCTGTTCGCGACGGCGTCGCGTCTGGTCAGCAGGCTGGGTCCCGATGCCGTGCGGATCATCGCCGACACGTTCGCGCTTCTGGTCACGGGCCAGATGCGGGAGACGCGCGGGGTCGCCGACCATGTCGACGAGGTGGAGCACTACCTGAAGGTGGTCTACGAGAAGACGGCCTGCCTGATCGCGGCCTCGGGCCGGTTCGGGGCGACGTTCTCCGGCGCCGACGACGATCAGATCGAGCGGCTGAGCCGGCTCGGCGGCATGGTCGGGACGGTGTTCCAGATCTGCGACGACATCATCGACATCGACTCCGACGCCGACGAGTCGGGCAAGGTGCCGGGCACCGATTTGCGCGAGGGCGTGCACACGCTGCCCGTGCTGTACGCGCTGCGCGAAACCGGACCCGACGCCGACCGGTTGCGTCAGCTGCTGGCCGGGCCGGTCGAGAGCGACGACGATGTCGCCGAGGCGCTGCGGCTGCTGCGGTCCTCGCAGGGCATCACCAAGGCCAAGGAGACGGTCGCGGGCTACGCGCGGGAAGCCCGGCAGGAGCTCGCGCTGCTGCCCGAGGGGCCCGGCCGCCAGGCGCTGGCGTCGCTGGTCGACTACACGATCAACCGGCACGGCTGAGTGCCAGGAACCTGCGCGGCCCCGTCAGGCGTTGAGTTCGGTAAGGCGTTGAGTTCGGTGAGGCGGCAGTTTTGAGGAGGCAGTCACGATGACTTGGCACCCGCATGCCAACACGGCCAAGACGTTCCTGTTGCTGGTGCTGTTCTCGGGTCTGATCGTCGGGGTCGGCGCGCTGTTCGGGCGCAACATCATGTTCCTGGCGGTGCTCTTCGCCATCGGCATGAACGTCTACGTGTACTTCAACAGCGACAAGCTGGCGCTGCGGGCGATGCACGCCCAGCCCGTCACCGAGATGCAGGCGCCGGTGATGTACCGGATCGTGCGCGAGCTGGCCACCACCGCGCGCCAGCCGATGCCGCGGCTCTACATCAGCGACACCGCCGCACCCAACGCCTTCGCCACCGGACGCAACCCGCGCAACGCCGCCGTCTGCTGCACCACGGGCATCCTGCAGATGCTCGACGAGCGTGAGTTGCGCTCCGTCCTCGGCCACGAGCTGTCCCACGTCTACAACCGCGACATCCTGATCTCGTGTGTGGCCGGGGCGATGGCGTCGGTGATCACCGCGCTGGCCAACCTCGCGTTCTTCGCGAGCATGTTCGGCGGCAACCGCGAAGGCGGCACGAATCCCTTTGCGATTCTTCTGGTTTCACTGCTGGGTCCGATCGCCGCGACGGTCATCCGGCTCGCGGTGTCGCGGTCGCGGGAGTATCAGGCCGACCAGTCCGGCGCCGAGCTGACCGGTGACCCGCTGGCGCTGGCGAGCGCCCTGCGCAAGATCAGCGCCGGGGTGGAGCGTGCGCCGCTGCCGCCCGAACCGCAGCTGGCCGATCAGGCGCACTTGATGATCGCCAACCCGTTCCGGTCCGGCGAGAAGATCGGCAAGCTGTTCTCGACGCATCCGCCGATCGCCGACCGCATCGCGCGACTGGAGGCGATGGCCGGGCGGGGGCCGGGCCACTACTGAGCGAATCCGGCGCGCAAAAGCACCCTCGCGGTGCGTATGCGCGCACGATTCGCCGCCGTTAGGGTGTGCGACGTGCTGAGAAGAATCGTCACCGGGCTGGCCCTCGGCGCGGCCATGCTGACCACCGCCGGCGTCGCGTCGGCGCAGCCGCCGTTCGACGTCAACGCGCTCCCGCCGGTGAATCCGCAGCCCTTCGCCGGTACCGAAGGCGCGTGGTACTCCTTCGGCGTGCCCGGGGGAGTGACCTGCGTGATGGACCGGCAGACCGGCAGCTACGGCTGCAACGGCCCGCTGCCCGGCGCACCGGGCGGAGCCAACGTGGTCACCGGGTGGGCCGGCGGACCGCCCGGATTCGGCCACGCCGACGGGCCGATGTACGGCGCCACGGCCGAGCCGCTGCCGCTTCCGCCGAACACCCGGATGAGTTTCCGGACCGTCAGCTGCGGTACCGACGGCGTCGTCACCTCGTGCCTGAACACCCTTGACCGGTCCGGCTTCGTCATCAGCCCGGCCGGCAGCTACGCATTCTGAAACACTGCTCGCCGGTGCGGCGACATCTAGTCTGTGATGGTGCTGAGCAGAACCCTCGTCGGTCTCGCGTGCGTCGCCGCGGCCGGTGTCCTCAACGCGTCGGGGCTCGCCGCCGCCCAGCCCGCGCCACCGACCGAGCCGCCGACGCCGCCCGCGCCGAACATCAACGCCTACCCGTCGGCGAATCCCAAGGACTACGCCGTGCTGGGCGGCATCGCGTATGCGTTCAGTTCCGGCGGCCTGACCTGCATGCTGCAGCGCAGCGGCGGCTACGGCTGCAACGGCGTGCTGCCGGGAGCGCCGGAGGGCGCGAACCTGGTCAGCGGCGCATCCGGCGCGGTGCCGGGGTTCTCCACCGCTCCGGCGCCGATGTACGGCGGGCCGGTCAACGCGCTACCCGCCAACACCCGCCTCAGCTTCGGCACCGTCAGCTGCGGCGGTGACGGCACGGTGACCGCCTGCGTGGACAGCCGCAATCAGTCCGGCTTCGTCGTCAGCCCCTCGGCGACGTGGATCGTCAACGAGGTCAACCCGCTCGTCGTGCGGCCGGACGGGACCAACCCGTACTTCAACTGACCTAGAAACCCGAGCCGTGCACCTCGTGGCCCGGCTTCTCCACCATGAGCCCGCGGTAGGCCTCCTCGACGGTCGAACCGTGGTTGACCACGCCGTCGACCTCGCGGGCGATCGGCATCGAGATGCCCAGCTTGTCGGCGAACTCCATGATCACGCTGGACGCCTTGACGCCCTCGGCGACCTGGTTCATCGAGGCGATGATCTCGTCGATGGGTTTGCCGGCCCCGAGTTGTTCGCCGACGTGCCGGTTGCGGCTTCGCTGGCTGGTGCACGTGACGATCAGGTCGCCCATGCCGGCCAGACCGGCGAACGTGTCGCGGTTGCCGCCCATCGCCTCGCCCATCTTCGACATCTCGCGCACCGCGCGGGCCATCACCATGGCGCGGGTGTTCTCCCCGATCCCGAGCGAATAGCCCATGCCGACCGCGATCGCGTAGACGTTCTTTAGCGCGCCCGCCATCTCCACGCCCACCACGTCGTCGGTGGTGTAGGTGCGGAATCGCTTGGTGCGGAACAACTGTGCCAGGTGCGCCGCCAGATGCTGATCGGGCATCGCCAACACCGCGGCGGCGGCGTACCCGTCGGCCACCTCGCGGGCGATGTTGGGGCCGGCCAGGATTCCCGCGGGATGCCCCGGCAGGATCTCGTCGACGACCTGGCTCATGCGGTAGTTGGTGCCCTGCTCGAGGCCCTTCACCAGGGACACCACCGGCACCCACGGCCGCAGCTTCGAGGCCAGCTCGGTCAGCACCCCACGGAATCCGTGCGACGGCACGCCCATCACGATGACGTCGGCGGACTCGGCGGCTTCCTCGAAATCGTTGGTGGCCTTCAACGAGTGAGCGAGCTCGACCTCGTCGCCGAGGTACTTGGTGTTGCGGTGGTTCTCGTTGATGTCCTTCGCGGTCTCCGCTGAGCGCACCCACTGCAGCGTCGGCCCGCGCCGGGCACAGATGGAGGCCACGGTAGTGCCCCAGGATCCGCCTCCCAGGACGACGACTCTCGGTTCGCGTTGCGCAGGTGCCATGGCAGTCACATTAGGGGCGGGGGATGGCGTCGAGGGCGGCTTTGACGACCACCGGTCGATCGGCGCACGGACCCGGCCCCGGCAGTGGGCATAATGAGAACCACTTTGCTCCAGGGGGTCGCGCTGTGTCGGTCACGGTATCGACGGTCGAAGGTTCGAATCCGCAGGGTTTGACGACGGCCGCGAACGGGCTCAGCGCCGAGATCGCGCAGATCGACACCGTCGTCGCCGCCCAGCAACAGGCGCTCGGCCAGTTGCGCGGAGCATGGCACGGCGGCGCCGGTGAGGCCGCGATCGCGAAGGCCGAGCAGGAGCTGACCACCCAGCTGCAGCTGCGGGCCCGGCTGGAAGCCGTGCAGAAGGCCCTGGCCACCGGCGGCGCCCAGCTGGAGGCCACGCGCGACGGGCTGAGGGGAGTCGTCGGCGCGCTGCGGGCGACGGGCTGGACCGTCACCGACGACGGCCGCGCGATCGCGCCGCCCTTCCCGCCGCTGCTCAAGCAGTTCGAACCCGGCTTCACCGCGATCGTGCAGCGTCTGCTGCAGCTGTTCGACCAGATCGACGCCGCCACCGCCGGGGCGGTGCGCACCGCGATCGGGGGAGCGCCTCCGGCGACGCCACCCGGTGCGCCGCTGCCCGCCCCGCCGCCGCCCGGGGCGTCCGCCGAACAGGTCAGCCAGTGGTGGCAGTCGCTCAGCGACGCCGACAGACGCCGGCTCACCGAGACCGCGCCGCGCGGACTGGGCAACCTCGACGGACTGCCCGTCGAGGTGCGCGACGCGATGAACCGCAGGGTGATGGACCGCGACATCGCCCGGGTGGAGAACGCCGCGAACGCCAACGGCGTCGGCGCCGACGAGGTCGCGGCGAACCCGCAGCGCTACGGCCTCAACCAGGCCGACGTGCTGGCCTATCAGAACGGGCTCAAGGCGCGCCAGGGTCTCAAGCATCAAGCCGAGGGCGACAACCCGGGCAGGCCCCGGCCCACGTATCTGTTCGGCTACGACCCGCTGGCCTACAACGGGCAGGGCACCGCGGCCATCGCGTTGGGCAATCCGGACACCGCCGACAACGTCGGGGTGATCGTGCCGGGCACCGGCAGCAGCCTGCAGTCCGACTGGCTCAACAGCGGCCGCAACGACGGCATCAACCTGCTCGACCAGATGTCCAAGGCCGACCCGGCCAAGCAGAACGCGGTGCTCATGTGGATGGGCTACGACGCGCCCGACAGCTTCGTCGACCCGCGGATCGCCAATCCCGAGTTGGCGCGGGCCGGCGGCGCGTTGCTGGCCGGAGACGTCAACAGCCTGCACGTCACCCACACCGGTGCAGGCCGGCCGAACATCACGGTGCTGGGCCACTCCTACGGCTCCACGACCGTCGCCGACGCGTTCGCCGGCAGCGGCATGAAGGCCAACAACGCGGTGCTATTGGGTTGTCCCGGAACGGATCTCGCGCACAGTGCGACGGACTTCGGACTGCAGGGCGGTCAGGTCTACGTCGGCAACGCGTCGACCGACCCGATCGGCTGGATCGGGGAGAGCGACGTGGCCGCCGACGTCCTCAACGGTCCACTGGCCGACCCGCTGGGCCTGTCGGTCGGACTCGGCGACGACCCGGCCGCCGAAGCGTTCGGCGGCGTGCGGTTTCGCGCCGAAGTCCCGGGCTCGGACATGCCCGACTTCGCCGACCACTCGTACTACTACACGATGGGCAGTGAATCGCTGCACAGCATGTCCGCGATCGCATCAGGTCACGGAGATGCGTTGGGCGAGTTGGGAATGCTGGCCGGTGAGCGCACGGCGCCGACGATCAGCACCCCGGAGCGCATTCCGACACCGTTCGGCGACGTCCCCCTTCCGCATGTCGACATCCCACTCGGGCCGGCGGTGCTGGACCCTGAGTTCGGCCGCGACGGCAGCTCGGTGACGTCCGACCACAAGTTCGACGGAAACCCGATCTAGGACACCGATGACCCGCCTGCTGACCCTGTTGCTGATCGCCCTCGCCCTTGGAGGTTGTGGCATGTCCGATTCCGAGCCGAATCCCACGGCGCGTCAGACGAATTCATTCGACAACTCGGAGAACGCGCTGTCCGACGAGCAGGCCAGGGCTCAGGTCGTCGACCCGGCGGTGCAGGTGGTGCGCGCCGTCAGGCTCGACGACGTCACCGGCGGCTTCTCCTTCGGCTCCTGCAACGACCAGGGTGAGCCGCCGTTCCAGGGGCGGGTCGAGGTGGCGTTCAAGCTGCCGGCCGACCCGGCCCGAACGTACGCGGCGATCCGCGACGCGCTGCTCGCCCAGGGGTGGACGAGCGGGGCGCCGGCAGGACAGGTCGTGCACGGCGACTCACTGCACCGGGGCGGGGTGACGGCGACGGTCGGTCCGCGCGCGGCCGACCCGGGCTACGGCGCGCTGCAGTTCTACGGAGAGTGCCGCAACTCCGGCGACCACGGCTCCGAGGGTGCGGTCGACATCACCGGCCAGCTGCGGTGAGCGGTGCCTCGAGTGTGGGGCCTGTGCACAGAAAACCGCGTCGCGGCGTGCACGACCCCCACAGTCGCGCTCAGCGGTAGTTGACGAACTGCAGGGCGACGTCGAGGTCGGCGCCCTTGAGCAGGGCGATCACGGCCTGCAGGTCGTCGCGCTTCTTCGAGCTCACCCGGATCTCGTCGCCCTGGATCTGGGCCTTGACGCCCTTGGGCCCGTCGTCGCGGATGAGCTTGGTGATCTTCTTGGCTTCGTCGCTGCCGATGCCCTGCTTGAGGCTGCCGGTGACTCGGTAGGTCTTTCCGCTGGCCTGCGGGTCGCCGGCGTCGAACGCCTTCATCGAGATGTCGCGACGGACCAGCTTCTCCTTGAACACGTCGACCGCGGCCTTCACCCGCTCCTCGGTCGAGGAGACGATCTCGATGACCTCGTCGCCCTTCCAGGCGATGCTGGTGTCGGTGCCGCGGAAGTCGAAGCGGGTGTAAAGCTCCTTGGCGGCCTGGTTGAGCGCGTTGTCGACCTCCTGCCGGTCGACCTTGCTGACGACGTCGAACGATGAATCCGCCATTGGACCCGTCCCTCCCTCGCTTGTGTGTCGGTGCCTGGTCCTATCTTCACCGCCCGCCGAGGAGCCGCCGACACCGCCCCCCACCCGCCGGTTTGTGTCCGGGGGCGGTGCTCGTTGTATCCTGCTGTGCGCGTTGTGCAGCGCACGACGAGCACCCAGGCAGGTTGCCCGAGCGGCCAATGGGAGCGGACTGTAAATCCGTCGGCTTACGCCTACAGTGGTTCGAATCCACTACCTGCCACGCTGGTCAGGCCCCCTTTCGAGGGGGCCTGCTTGCGTATTACGAGATGATCGCCCGCAGTAGATCGCGCCGCCGCGTCGACTGCGTCGGGGAACAGGTGCGCATAGCGGTCGAGCGTGAGTACCGCCGTCTTGTGCCCGAGAAGCCTCCCCTGCGGGATGAGGAGGCATTCTCGATCCTGCGCGAACCACGATCGTCAGGCGCTGTCCCGCAGATCCGTACCGGCGACGCGCAGGCGCGGCGGGCCGGTACTCGAGCGTCGCGACCGAATGTCAACGAACGCTGCTTCACGTACGACGCCCAACGGGCCGGGTCCGGTGAACCGGGCAAGGCCGGATGCCTGGAGCGCGAAGCCCGCCTTCGCCTGGCGGAAGCCGACCGTGACCCCGAGGCCGGTGAGGCTGATCATGCCGAAAAGTCCCAAGGCGGCAGCGGTAAATAGTGCCCAAACCGACACGCTGCGGATGAACGTGCTGACGCAGGGGGAGTCCAA is a window of Mycolicibacterium chubuense NBB4 DNA encoding:
- a CDS encoding alpha/beta hydrolase yields the protein MSVTVSTVEGSNPQGLTTAANGLSAEIAQIDTVVAAQQQALGQLRGAWHGGAGEAAIAKAEQELTTQLQLRARLEAVQKALATGGAQLEATRDGLRGVVGALRATGWTVTDDGRAIAPPFPPLLKQFEPGFTAIVQRLLQLFDQIDAATAGAVRTAIGGAPPATPPGAPLPAPPPPGASAEQVSQWWQSLSDADRRRLTETAPRGLGNLDGLPVEVRDAMNRRVMDRDIARVENAANANGVGADEVAANPQRYGLNQADVLAYQNGLKARQGLKHQAEGDNPGRPRPTYLFGYDPLAYNGQGTAAIALGNPDTADNVGVIVPGTGSSLQSDWLNSGRNDGINLLDQMSKADPAKQNAVLMWMGYDAPDSFVDPRIANPELARAGGALLAGDVNSLHVTHTGAGRPNITVLGHSYGSTTVADAFAGSGMKANNAVLLGCPGTDLAHSATDFGLQGGQVYVGNASTDPIGWIGESDVAADVLNGPLADPLGLSVGLGDDPAAEAFGGVRFRAEVPGSDMPDFADHSYYYTMGSESLHSMSAIASGHGDALGELGMLAGERTAPTISTPERIPTPFGDVPLPHVDIPLGPAVLDPEFGRDGSSVTSDHKFDGNPI
- a CDS encoding YajQ family cyclic di-GMP-binding protein, giving the protein MADSSFDVVSKVDRQEVDNALNQAAKELYTRFDFRGTDTSIAWKGDEVIEIVSSTEERVKAAVDVFKEKLVRRDISMKAFDAGDPQASGKTYRVTGSLKQGIGSDEAKKITKLIRDDGPKGVKAQIQGDEIRVSSKKRDDLQAVIALLKGADLDVALQFVNYR